The genomic stretch TCACCCGCTTAACGATTTGCGGCCCAAAGCCATTCACGAACATCACAAAATCATCCATGGTCATTGGCTCACAAAGCTTAGCTGACACCCCATTTTCACCGGGCTGAGAGAGCCAAAACAAGCCCTTACCGTTAGTCCCCATCGAGTAGGTTTGATCGCCACGTTTATTGAGACGCTCTACCGCACTACTCGCTTTCGTTGATCTCATGATATCCCTTTGATTTTATAAAGCAGTTATAGCGCATGCCAAGCCTTGATAATCACGGCTTGACCGAGCACTTGTTTAGGTGAACTAACCTCCACCACGTTCCACACCGTCGCTTGTTCGATTAAAAAGCGACTACCATCTTTAGCAATCCGAATACCCGCATAGTTTTCAATAAATCCATGTGTTGCCACTTGATGCAAAAACGCTGCCCGCGCTTCGCGTAGCATAGGCTCAGCAGAATAACGTGAGGGCAACCCTAGCATCTCTTCAGGCGTCATCTTAAACAAAGCCAAAGCTTGATGGTTGGCGTAATTAAACATCGGATCATCCCCCGCTTGATGCGAAGCAATAGCAAAAGCGGAATCCATTAAAGCTTTTGAGGCATCGCCGCCATCCTGAATTAAAGGCTCACCTTTCCAATACTGATAACTGCTCATTAATAAATGGCTATGGCGCACCAAGAAAGGGGCATGAAGATAATCATCTAAAAATGGAGAGGCTTGCATGGCGCAAACTATGCCACGATTTGATAGCTAATGTTAGCCTTAAAAGTTAAAATTGCGAGCCTGAATTTAAACGCAAGCGTCTTTCTCAATACTTAAAGCTCTAATGTTAAACACCCTCAACGCCCCTCAGCGCGAAGCCGTAAAATATCTTGATGGTCCCCTGCTCGTGCTGGCTGGCGCTGGTAGCGGCAAAACACGCGTCATTACTCAAAAAATCGCTTATCTTATTCAAGAGTGTGGCTTTGCACCGAGAGAAATTGCGGCGATTACGTTTACCAACAAAGCCGCACGTGAGATGCAAGAGCGGGTTAGCCAATTGCTCGTTGGGGTCAACACAAAAGGCTTAACCATTTCGACGTTCCACTCACTTGGCATGCAAATATTGCGCCAAGAGGCCGAAGTGCTGGGTTATAAAAAACAATTCTCGATTTTAGATTCATCTGACAGCTTTAAGATTTTGTCAGACATTTTAGCAACCACGGATAAGCAACTTCTACGTAAAACACAGTGGCAAATCTCCAGTTGGAAAAATGCATTTTTAACGCCAGACCAAGTAAAAGTTACCGCCGATGAAGAATTAACCGTGGCAGCCGCTAAGGTTTATCAAATCTACCAACAAACGCTTAAAGCCTATCAAGCGGTTGATTTTGACGACCTGATTAAACTCCCCGTTGAGCTTTTTGAGCAACACCCCGAAGTGCTCAACAAATGGCAGCACAAACTTAAATACTTACTCATTGATGAGTACCAAGACACCAACACTTGCCAATATAAATTGGTCAAATTGCTTACGGGGGTTGAGGGCAATTTCACTGCGGTGGGTGATGATGACCAAGCGATTTATGGCTGGCGTGGCGCAGACGTAGAAAACTTACGCCAACTCACTCAAGATTTCACACGCCTAAAAGTCATTAAGCTAGAACAAAACTATCGCTCCACCGTGCGCATTTTGCGAGCGGCGAACCAAGTCATCTCAAACAATCCAAAGCTATTTGAGAAAAAACTTTGGAGTGAGCTTGGCACAGGCGATTTAATTCAAGTGAGTGCCGCACGCGATGATGAGCACGAGGCGGAATCAGTAGTGATGAAGCTGATGGCACATAAGTTTGAAAACCGCACTATCTATGCGGACTACGCGATTCTGTATCGCGGGAACCATCAAGCACGCATATTCGAGCAACACCTGCGTAACCATAAAATCCCTTACACCATCTCTGGTGGGCAATCGTTTTTTGATAAAGCCGAGATTAAAGATTTAGTCAGCTATTTGCGCCTCATTGCCAATGAGGATGACGACCCTGCTTTCATCCGCGCGGCAACCACGCCTAAAAAAGGCATAGGAAATACCACGCTAGAACGCCTTGGTGAATATGCGAGCTTACATAAAATGTCATTGTTTGCTGCAGCTTTTGAGGGCGAGTTTCAGCGCCAACTTGGCGGGCGACAATTAGATGACTTACTCACTTTTTGCCAATACATTAATAAACTCCAAGACCGCGCGACGAAAGACCCTGCGGGCGAGGTGCTGAATGACATGCTCACCGCGATTCAATATGAGGCGTTTTTGTATGACTCCGAAGAGCCACGCTCAGCAGAGGCTAAATGGAAAAATGTGTTGGACTTTGTAGGCTGGCTAACCAAAAAAGGGGAAGGCAACGGCGATGGCGAAACACGTGATTTACTTAATCTGACGCAAATGGTCGCTTTAATGAGTATGCTGGAAGGTCGTGAGGATGGCGAGCCTGATGCGGTAAAATTGTCGACACTCCATGCAGCTAAAGGCTTGGAGTTCGGACACGTGTTTTTAATCGGCGTTGAAGAAGGCATTTTGCCGCACCGTGAAAGCGTAGATAACGACAAAATCGAAGAAGAGCGCCGCTTGATGTACGTGGGCATTACGCGTGCACAAAAATCACTCAACATTTCTTGGTGCAAAAAACGTAAGCGCGCTGGCGAAACTGAAATTTGTGAACCCAGCCGCTTTATTGAAGAGTTGCCAGCAGATGATATTCGCCATTTTGGCAACCCAAGCGCAGACCCTGCTGCAAGCAAAGAACATGGCAAAGAACGTATGGCGCAAATTCGTGCCATGCTCGGCCAAAGCACAAATTAACTAGAAAGCATTCATGCCACATATCACCCTAGACAACGCTTCCCTCGCATTCGGCCATCACGCTTTACTAGACAAAGCCTCTTTTCAGCTTGACCCTGGCGAACGTGTTGGTTTGATTGGTCGCAATGGTGCGGGTAAGTCCAGCTTACTCAAAGTCATTGCAGGAGAAATTAAGCTAGACGATGGCAACGTATGGCGTGCAACCTCAGTACGCATTGTTTATGTGCCGCAGGAGCCTGTTTTAGACCCTAAGCACACGGTATTTGAAGCCGTGGCCGAAGGCTTGGGCGCTATGCAACAAATCTTGGTGGATTACCATGAAGTCACACACAGCATGGGCGCGGCAGATGCGGATATTGATGCGCTGATGGAAAAAATGCAAAAGCTTCAGCATGAACTCGATGCTAAAGATGGTTGGGGCATGCAAGCTAAAGTGGAAACTGTTTTAAGTAAATTAAGCTTGAATCCTGACACCCCGGTTGCTTCACTCTCTGGCGGCTGGCGTAAGCGCGTTGCGCTAGGGCGCGCTCTTGTGGCTGATCCTGAGGTGCTGTTATTAGATGAGCCCACCAACCATTTGGACTTAGAAGCGATTCAATGGTTAGAAGAACTATTGCTTAACTTTAACGGTGGCGTGTTATTTATCACCCATGATCGCCGATTCCTAAATCGACTCGCAACACGCATTGTGGAGCTAGATCGCGGCAAGTTAACAGATTTTGTCGGAAATTATGAGAACTACCTCATCAAAAAAGAAGAACTGTTAGCTGTTGAAGCGACCCATGCCGCTAAGTTCGACAAAGTGCTCGCCCAAGAAGAAGCTTGGATACGCCAGGGCGTTAAAGCGCGGCGCACCCGCAATGAAGGCCGTGTGCGCCAGTTAGAAAAATTGCGCTTAGAACGCGCGGCGCGTAGAGAACGTCAAGGCAACGTCAAGCTATCACTTGACGCTGGTGAACGCTCTGGCAAACTTGTGGCTGAACTTGATAATGTGACGAAAGCCTATGGCGACCGCACATTGATAAATGGTTTCACGACACGCATTATCCGTGGCGATCGTATTGGCCTACTTGGCCCTAATGGCATAGGCAAAACAACGCTCCTAAAACTCATCCTAGGCGAAGAAGAAGCCGATTCAGGCATCATTCAGCGCGGCACGAATATGAACGTGGCCTACTTTGACCAAATGCGCGAACAATTAGATGAAGAAGCGACGCTCGCTGACACGATTAGCCCCGGTTCGGACTTTGTAGAAATTGGCAACGAACGCAAGCACGTCATCAGCTATTTGGAAGACTTCTTATTTCCTCCTCAACGCTCACGCTCCCCAGTAAAATCCCTTTCTGGTGGCGAACGCAATCGCTTGCTACTTGCGCGCTTGTTTGCACGCCCATCTAATGTATTGGTACTTGATGAACCGACGAACGACTTAGACATCGACACGCTAGAACTCCTGGAAAGCTTATTACAAGATTTCCCTGGCACCCTGTTCCTAGTCAGCCATGATCGCGCCTTCTTAGAAAATACTGTCACACAAGTGATCGCGTTTGAAGGCAACGGCCAGCTCACAGAATTTGGTGGTGGCTATGACGACTGGTTACGTTTTACTGAACAACGTGCAAGCGCGATTAGCAACTCACCGAAAGCGAAAGTCAGCGAGCAAAAACCGGCCGATACAAGCACCAAGCCAGCTAAAGCAAAGTTAAGCTACAAAGAACAGCTTGAACTTGGGAATTTGCCAGAAAAAATAGAGCAAATTGAAACTGAAATTGCAGCAATTAATTCAGCACTAGCCGACCCAGAGATTTATAAAACGGACTTAGAAAAAGCGACTGCGCTGCAAATGAACCTGACTGAGCTGGATGAAATGCTATTAAATACGATTGCGCGATGGGAAACGTTAGAAAGCAAAAATACAGCTTAGTCGCCCAAAAACATTGGCTTAAGGAGTTAGCATGACATCTAAATTCACACTATTGACGCTGCTTTTAATTTCCAGCATCAGCGCATACGCTCACGCATCAAGCTGTTATTCGATCAGCAATCAAGACTCAAAAAACATTTGCCTTGCTCAAGCTAAACATGAAAAGTCTTATTGCTACTCGGTGAATGACAAGGACAGAAAAAACTATTGTCTAGCAGTGGTGGGGAACGAAAAAAGCTATTGCTATAGCATTTCTTCTAGTGATGCTAAAAATGAATGTCTAGCAAGGTTTTAGGTTGAAAAGTTTGGTCCCCCCGACACGAATCGAACGTGTGACCCTCCCCTTAGGAGGGGGATGCTCTATCCACTGAGCTACGGAGGGGCAATGCAAACAAACACCTCAAAAAGAAGTGCGTCATTTTCTCACAAATCAGAACGCCTATATAGGCAAGAATAAGGCTGATGCAACACCTTGGGTGAATCTCGTTAATCCGCGCTGAGACTTTTCAGAAAGCGTGAGTGCATACAAATCAATGCGGCCTACCATACGCCCAATTTCACGCTCAAAACTTAAGTTTTGTTCTTTGCCGTTCATTTCATTAGTCTGAAAATACAACTTGCCAGCCTCGTCACGGGTGTTAGACAGCTTCCATGCTGCAATCTCAACATTGCGCGCACTATTGTAAACATTTTGTGGATCAACACTATCAGTCAAAAAGAACTCAGTCTTGCCACCGCGCGCTTTAATGACCATGGTTTGCAGACCAACCACTAACGCCAATACGCGATCACCCTTATATTCGGCCTTAAATGCAAGGTAAATGGCATCCGTTTCCTTCAGGCCGCCCAGCATCTCAAAACTCCACTTTTGATCACCTTCAAACACCCAAGCAACCATCTCATCAACAGTACCAGACGTGCTCTTTTTTAGCTCAGCAGGATTGCGCTTATAAAGCTTAGTCATTAATAAGCGCAAACTCTCCGTGTTTTCTCGCATCTCGACATCAGCCAATCGATCAATGTCAGACTTCATCAAATGTCCAAGCGAGCTTCCGTCTTTTTGATCAAGTAAACGTTTGCCATTAATAGGCGCCACTTGTGAAGCGCACCCTGCCAAAAAGCTAGCCATCAATATAAAAATCAGTTGTTTTTTTATGCGTTTTTTAATGATCATTCACCTTATACATCATGAATTTATAAGCTATTGTGCGTTAAGGCACTAACAAGCGATAAGTAATTGCGCTTATAATAACGTGTAATTACTAAATCAATGAAGAGGTTTTGCTTGAAAGCTTTTGGTCATTTTTTGTTTGCATCCTGCTTGCTGTTTTTTGCGATTAACAGTGATGCTGGGAGCAAAGTTGGTTATATCCAAATGAAGGTGGTCATGCAGTCACCTCAATCCATTGATGTGGGTAAAAGACTCATGGTTGAATTTAAACCAAGAAATGCAGAGCTAGAAAAGTTTAGGAAACAAATTCAAGACAAAGAAGCTGCTCTTGAAAAAGAATCAGCTGGATTGTCTCAACGAGACTTAATTTCTAAACGCCAAGAAATTGAATATTTAAAAATTGATTTTGATCGTAAAAAAAATCGACAGCACGAGGATTTTTTATTACGCAAGCAAGAAGAGCTTAACAATTTCCAAAACAATATTAATGCGGCTGTCACGGCATTAGGTCAAAGTGAAGGTTACGACCTGATTCTTTACAACACTGGTGGCTACATTGGCGCTAAGGTAGACGTGACAGACAAGGTATTAAAGTTACTGAAATAGCTGACTGATAACGTA from Candidatus Methylopumilus turicensis encodes the following:
- a CDS encoding MEKHLA domain-containing protein, yielding MQASPFLDDYLHAPFLVRHSHLLMSSYQYWKGEPLIQDGGDASKALMDSAFAIASHQAGDDPMFNYANHQALALFKMTPEEMLGLPSRYSAEPMLREARAAFLHQVATHGFIENYAGIRIAKDGSRFLIEQATVWNVVEVSSPKQVLGQAVIIKAWHAL
- a CDS encoding UvrD-helicase domain-containing protein; protein product: MLNTLNAPQREAVKYLDGPLLVLAGAGSGKTRVITQKIAYLIQECGFAPREIAAITFTNKAAREMQERVSQLLVGVNTKGLTISTFHSLGMQILRQEAEVLGYKKQFSILDSSDSFKILSDILATTDKQLLRKTQWQISSWKNAFLTPDQVKVTADEELTVAAAKVYQIYQQTLKAYQAVDFDDLIKLPVELFEQHPEVLNKWQHKLKYLLIDEYQDTNTCQYKLVKLLTGVEGNFTAVGDDDQAIYGWRGADVENLRQLTQDFTRLKVIKLEQNYRSTVRILRAANQVISNNPKLFEKKLWSELGTGDLIQVSAARDDEHEAESVVMKLMAHKFENRTIYADYAILYRGNHQARIFEQHLRNHKIPYTISGGQSFFDKAEIKDLVSYLRLIANEDDDPAFIRAATTPKKGIGNTTLERLGEYASLHKMSLFAAAFEGEFQRQLGGRQLDDLLTFCQYINKLQDRATKDPAGEVLNDMLTAIQYEAFLYDSEEPRSAEAKWKNVLDFVGWLTKKGEGNGDGETRDLLNLTQMVALMSMLEGREDGEPDAVKLSTLHAAKGLEFGHVFLIGVEEGILPHRESVDNDKIEEERRLMYVGITRAQKSLNISWCKKRKRAGETEICEPSRFIEELPADDIRHFGNPSADPAASKEHGKERMAQIRAMLGQSTN
- a CDS encoding ATP-binding cassette domain-containing protein, whose amino-acid sequence is MPHITLDNASLAFGHHALLDKASFQLDPGERVGLIGRNGAGKSSLLKVIAGEIKLDDGNVWRATSVRIVYVPQEPVLDPKHTVFEAVAEGLGAMQQILVDYHEVTHSMGAADADIDALMEKMQKLQHELDAKDGWGMQAKVETVLSKLSLNPDTPVASLSGGWRKRVALGRALVADPEVLLLDEPTNHLDLEAIQWLEELLLNFNGGVLFITHDRRFLNRLATRIVELDRGKLTDFVGNYENYLIKKEELLAVEATHAAKFDKVLAQEEAWIRQGVKARRTRNEGRVRQLEKLRLERAARRERQGNVKLSLDAGERSGKLVAELDNVTKAYGDRTLINGFTTRIIRGDRIGLLGPNGIGKTTLLKLILGEEEADSGIIQRGTNMNVAYFDQMREQLDEEATLADTISPGSDFVEIGNERKHVISYLEDFLFPPQRSRSPVKSLSGGERNRLLLARLFARPSNVLVLDEPTNDLDIDTLELLESLLQDFPGTLFLVSHDRAFLENTVTQVIAFEGNGQLTEFGGGYDDWLRFTEQRASAISNSPKAKVSEQKPADTSTKPAKAKLSYKEQLELGNLPEKIEQIETEIAAINSALADPEIYKTDLEKATALQMNLTELDEMLLNTIARWETLESKNTA
- a CDS encoding OmpH family outer membrane protein; amino-acid sequence: MFASCLLFFAINSDAGSKVGYIQMKVVMQSPQSIDVGKRLMVEFKPRNAELEKFRKQIQDKEAALEKESAGLSQRDLISKRQEIEYLKIDFDRKKNRQHEDFLLRKQEELNNFQNNINAAVTALGQSEGYDLILYNTGGYIGAKVDVTDKVLKLLK